The Candidatus Rhabdochlamydia sp. T3358 genome has a window encoding:
- a CDS encoding MotA/TolQ/ExbB proton channel family protein: MKLKSILVVGLMQLSALYADPAEVDTSDLVTIEQEFSLLDKELNSVKEQLIALEEDAHLDTSSIASSEEPSFGHLQEPISDFPSKMMVIDFKQAFSGAPLIYMLLFGMSTFALCLWFYCLSSLRNSTKVSKSLVDTLRSQVTHHNFDEALGVCKQEKTLFCHLVATGIHSRRYGFPVMVEIMKAEGKRVTATFWQRINLLNDIAIIAPMLGLLGTVFGMFYAFYDVNRSIESVSMLFDGLGVSVGTTVVGLIVAILALILHSSAKYRLVKTLVLVESETHQIASLIDAQNKSTNI, from the coding sequence ATGAAATTAAAATCTATTTTAGTTGTCGGCTTAATGCAGCTTAGCGCGTTATATGCCGACCCTGCAGAAGTCGACACCTCGGATCTTGTAACAATTGAGCAGGAATTTTCTTTACTCGATAAAGAATTAAATAGTGTTAAAGAACAACTAATTGCCTTAGAAGAAGATGCTCATTTGGATACTTCATCTATAGCAAGTTCAGAGGAGCCTTCATTTGGACATCTTCAAGAGCCTATTTCTGATTTCCCTTCAAAGATGATGGTGATTGATTTTAAACAGGCATTTTCTGGAGCCCCTCTTATTTATATGCTTTTATTTGGAATGTCCACGTTTGCTCTTTGTTTATGGTTCTACTGCCTATCTTCATTACGCAATAGTACAAAAGTGTCTAAATCTTTAGTCGACACACTTCGCTCTCAAGTAACTCACCATAATTTTGATGAAGCGCTAGGAGTATGTAAACAAGAAAAAACATTGTTTTGTCATTTAGTAGCAACAGGCATTCATTCCAGGCGCTACGGGTTTCCAGTGATGGTTGAAATCATGAAAGCTGAAGGCAAAAGAGTTACCGCAACATTTTGGCAAAGAATTAACTTGCTTAATGACATTGCTATTATTGCCCCCATGCTTGGTTTGTTAGGGACTGTTTTTGGTATGTTTTATGCTTTTTATGATGTCAACCGCTCTATAGAAAGCGTTTCTATGCTATTTGATGGACTCGGCGTTTCTGTAGGAACCACAGTTGTTGGATTGATAGTAGCAATCCTTGCGCTAATTTTGCATTCTTCCGCTAAATATAGACTGGTAAAAACATTAGTATTAGTAGAGAGTGAAACGCACCAAATAGCCTCTCTTATTGATGCTCAAAACAAGAGTACAAATATATGA
- a CDS encoding DNA starvation/stationary phase protection protein: MSKKTIPTKLATPNDLKGRQEICKSINPLVADAFALYVKTKSFHWHMSGNHFRDYHLLLDEQAEQIFAMIDVLAERVRKLGGTTICSINHISRLQNIKDDEIILEPKKMIQHLMHDNKNYAAYMRSTHQICADHEDVATASILEVFIDEAERRTWFLFEIQA; encoded by the coding sequence ATGAGTAAAAAGACAATACCTACAAAGTTAGCAACCCCAAATGACTTAAAGGGCCGTCAAGAAATCTGTAAAAGTATTAACCCCCTAGTTGCCGATGCTTTTGCTCTATATGTAAAGACAAAAAGCTTCCATTGGCATATGTCAGGTAATCATTTTCGCGATTATCATCTTTTATTGGATGAGCAAGCAGAACAAATTTTTGCCATGATTGATGTTTTAGCAGAACGTGTTCGCAAATTAGGTGGAACAACAATATGTTCGATAAATCATATTAGTCGTTTACAAAACATTAAAGATGACGAAATTATATTAGAGCCAAAAAAAATGATTCAACATCTCATGCACGACAACAAAAACTACGCAGCTTACATGCGATCTACACATCAAATTTGTGCTGATCACGAAGACGTTGCAACAGCTAGTATCTTAGAAGTATTCATAGATGAAGCAGAAAGAAGAACTTGGTTTCTTTTTGAAATCCAAGCATAA
- a CDS encoding biopolymer transporter ExbD, protein MSLIPEEELKRYNHLNLAPMIDFLFLIVAVFAVIAVTRASLFDREISLVKVQTKTDVSIPQDRYTVHLSINNKGEYKWITEFNEYLISCPLDVQLELKKQQELGLLPKDTLKTQVLLHIDKQAMWEPIVQLIFAVKQAGFQIHPVYESE, encoded by the coding sequence ATGAGCCTAATCCCTGAAGAAGAACTTAAAAGATACAATCATCTTAACTTAGCTCCTATGATTGATTTTCTCTTTTTAATTGTGGCAGTTTTTGCAGTGATTGCAGTTACTCGAGCCAGCCTTTTTGACCGTGAGATCAGTTTGGTCAAGGTTCAAACAAAAACAGATGTCTCTATTCCTCAAGACCGCTATACCGTGCATTTGAGCATAAATAATAAGGGAGAGTACAAATGGATTACAGAATTTAATGAATACTTGATTTCTTGTCCGCTAGATGTACAATTAGAGCTTAAAAAACAACAAGAACTTGGCCTTTTACCTAAAGATACATTAAAAACGCAAGTGCTCTTACATATTGATAAACAAGCGATGTGGGAACCTATTGTACAACTGATCTTTGCTGTAAAACAAGCCGGATTTCAAATTCACCCTGTTTATGAGAGCGAATAA
- a CDS encoding tRNA (guanine(46)-N(7))-methyltransferase TrmB, which produces MKPKDLKFPFSWDERRPLIFENILFVPQYYMNHKEWGFVNWYNPQVFKDQLPIHIEYCSGNGSWLIEKAKNHPEVNWIAVEKKFERVRKIWSKMRNLNLTNILIVCGEALTFTKNYVADASFQRVYINFPDPWPKEKHARNRLLQEPFLIELSKKAKPQAETIVATDHLDYVKQIVSAVSSSEKWDFSLENPFYINHWENYGSSYFEQLWKAKGKQVYYLPFLNKS; this is translated from the coding sequence ATGAAACCAAAAGACTTAAAATTTCCTTTTTCTTGGGATGAAAGAAGACCTCTAATTTTTGAAAATATTTTATTTGTGCCTCAATATTACATGAACCACAAAGAGTGGGGCTTTGTAAACTGGTACAATCCTCAAGTTTTTAAAGATCAATTGCCTATTCATATTGAATACTGCAGTGGAAATGGTTCATGGTTGATTGAAAAAGCTAAAAACCACCCAGAAGTCAACTGGATTGCTGTGGAAAAAAAATTTGAAAGAGTGCGTAAAATCTGGTCTAAAATGCGAAATTTAAACCTCACTAATATATTGATTGTTTGTGGTGAGGCTCTTACCTTTACAAAAAATTATGTAGCAGACGCAAGCTTTCAGAGAGTCTATATCAATTTCCCTGATCCTTGGCCTAAAGAAAAACATGCAAGAAACCGCCTATTGCAGGAGCCTTTTCTTATAGAGCTAAGCAAGAAAGCCAAGCCACAAGCAGAAACTATTGTTGCTACCGATCATCTAGATTATGTAAAGCAGATCGTATCTGCTGTGAGTTCAAGTGAGAAATGGGATTTTTCTTTGGAAAACCCTTTTTATATTAATCACTGGGAAAACTACGGCTCTTCTTATTTTGAACAGTTATGGAAAGCAAAAGGCAAACAAGTCTATTATTTACCTTTTTTAAATAAGAGTTAA
- a CDS encoding HAD-IA family hydrolase gives MDKIIISWYKIAIMHKETTSLCPSIKMILFDHDDTLVGALKAKWAQHKYIARTFYGKTLKNDELRLHWGKPLTLLLKLLYETDHLDIAMSYNIATRSKFPKILFKDTISTLNTLHNLGKKLGLVTAITRSSLEHDLKTLKIPNELFDYIQTEDDTIVHKPNPQVFNPALTWMVKQDIQPHEVLYVGDHLNDMIAAKGAGIGFIGIGTGLTSIEEFKKYQVEGINQLSDLID, from the coding sequence ATGGACAAAATAATAATTAGTTGGTATAAAATAGCTATTATGCATAAGGAAACAACTTCATTATGTCCTTCTATTAAAATGATCCTATTTGATCATGATGATACGTTAGTTGGTGCTCTCAAAGCAAAATGGGCGCAACACAAATACATTGCGCGAACATTTTATGGTAAAACGCTTAAAAATGATGAACTGCGGCTTCATTGGGGAAAGCCTTTGACCTTATTACTTAAGTTGCTATATGAAACAGACCACTTAGATATAGCTATGTCTTATAATATAGCTACACGAAGCAAATTTCCTAAAATTCTATTTAAAGATACAATAAGCACTTTGAACACTCTACATAATTTAGGGAAAAAATTAGGACTTGTAACAGCTATCACTCGCTCTAGCCTAGAACATGACTTGAAAACTTTAAAAATTCCTAATGAGTTATTTGATTATATACAAACAGAAGATGATACAATAGTTCACAAGCCCAACCCTCAGGTATTTAATCCAGCTTTAACTTGGATGGTTAAGCAGGATATTCAACCTCATGAAGTACTTTATGTGGGAGATCACCTTAATGATATGATTGCAGCAAAAGGAGCGGGAATTGGATTTATTGGTATTGGAACAGGATTGACTTCTATCGAAGAATTTAAAAAATATCAAGTTGAGGGAATTAATCAGCTTTCTGATTTAATCGACTAG
- the cyoD gene encoding cytochrome o ubiquinol oxidase subunit IV: MNQETGAFKAYLTGFLLSILLTLAAYFMVVEQVFNSRVLVFTIIGLGIIQMFIQLLFFLHLGQEPKPYWNCQLFIFMLTILIILVIGSLWIMENLRYNVMPNM; encoded by the coding sequence ATGAATCAAGAAACAGGGGCTTTCAAAGCTTATTTGACGGGGTTCTTACTATCTATTTTATTGACTTTAGCAGCTTATTTCATGGTAGTAGAGCAGGTGTTTAATAGCAGAGTGTTAGTTTTTACTATTATTGGGCTAGGCATTATACAAATGTTTATTCAATTACTATTTTTTCTGCACTTAGGTCAAGAACCTAAGCCTTATTGGAACTGCCAGCTTTTTATCTTTATGTTAACCATACTAATAATTCTAGTAATAGGCTCGCTCTGGATTATGGAAAATTTAAGGTATAATGTGATGCCAAATATGTAA
- the cyoE gene encoding heme o synthase → MIKTYFMLTKPGIIFGNAITAAGGFILASKAQIDPWLFLATLMGLSLLIASACVFNNYIDRNIDKMMQRTKNRALVRGTISLKKAIIFAIFLGLFGVLLLMLYTNLLTAIIALTGFFIYVILYSLSKYRSSYATVIGSISGGIPPVVGYCAVINRLDMGAFLLFMIVALWQMPHFFAIAMYRIDDYIAASIPVLPVKKGIYTTKVHMLLYIIAFLIPVCMLTILGYTGYAYLIVIGLLGLSWLLLCIKGFKDTNDRLFGRQMFRFSLVVIMMLCIMISISIA, encoded by the coding sequence ATGATTAAAACGTATTTTATGCTTACTAAACCTGGAATTATATTTGGTAATGCAATAACTGCAGCAGGCGGGTTTATTCTTGCCTCAAAAGCTCAGATTGATCCTTGGTTATTTTTAGCAACTCTTATGGGCTTATCGCTGCTTATTGCATCGGCTTGTGTCTTTAATAATTATATTGATCGCAACATAGATAAAATGATGCAAAGAACTAAAAACCGAGCTTTAGTAAGAGGGACAATCTCTCTAAAAAAGGCTATTATATTTGCGATTTTTCTTGGATTATTTGGTGTTTTGCTTTTAATGCTATATACCAATCTCTTAACGGCAATCATTGCTCTAACTGGTTTTTTTATTTATGTGATTTTGTATAGCTTATCAAAATACCGTTCTTCTTATGCAACTGTTATAGGAAGTATTTCAGGGGGCATACCACCAGTTGTTGGTTATTGTGCTGTAATTAATCGTTTGGATATGGGAGCTTTCCTGTTATTTATGATTGTAGCCCTTTGGCAAATGCCGCATTTCTTTGCAATTGCTATGTATCGGATCGATGATTATATTGCTGCATCAATCCCAGTTTTGCCCGTTAAAAAGGGTATATATACTACCAAGGTACATATGCTGCTTTATATCATCGCCTTTCTTATCCCTGTATGCATGCTAACGATATTAGGTTATACAGGGTATGCATATTTGATAGTTATAGGTTTACTTGGTCTTAGTTGGCTTTTATTATGCATAAAGGGTTTTAAAGACACTAATGATAGGCTCTTTGGGCGCCAAATGTTTCGTTTTTCGCTTGTAGTCATTATGATGCTGTGTATCATGATTTCGATTAGCATAGCGTAA
- a CDS encoding glucose-6-phosphate isomerase, whose translation MTFFHHLPSVVQLHDLAQDSVDLTKEGILTAKRVDSMMIEALGLKLFYATEKVSEKDISVLCQLAEETQAVKKMTDMQNGQIVNFIKGFSSENRPAMHTAVRDFFEQCNTSSEAKQATELGYKELEKLRSFLDEMEKKSQITTVIQIGIGGSDLGPEAIYLALEAFHKLDHKVHFLSNIDPDEGARIFQQVDLEKTLVVVVSKSGTTLETMTNERFAREKFKQAGLTTKHHFVAVTGKGSPMDNKEQYMDCFYIWDYIGGRYSVTSMVGAFVLAFALGMDRFLDFLKGANAMDKVALRSDPYANLPLMSALLGIWNRNFLRFPTVAVIPYSQALSRFPAHLQQLDMESNGKSIDKEGHFIEHDTGPIIWGEPGTNSQHSFFQSIHQGTTIVPIEFIGFKESQYKEDVFYQQTTSQEKLLANLFAQSIALAVGQKSDNPNTFFSGNRPNRILLADKLDPFTMGAILAFYEHKVVFQGFIWNINSFDQEGVQLGKNLASKMLEQFSLQRQGRSMDAKGFPLGVAYLEHLSFGS comes from the coding sequence ATGACTTTTTTTCATCATTTACCATCAGTTGTTCAATTACATGATCTTGCTCAAGATTCAGTTGATTTAACAAAAGAAGGGATCTTAACCGCTAAACGCGTCGATAGTATGATGATAGAGGCATTAGGGCTTAAATTGTTTTATGCAACAGAAAAAGTAAGTGAAAAGGACATTTCTGTTTTGTGCCAATTAGCTGAAGAGACACAGGCTGTTAAAAAAATGACAGATATGCAAAATGGACAGATTGTTAATTTTATTAAAGGATTTTCTAGTGAAAATAGGCCTGCAATGCATACTGCAGTACGAGATTTTTTTGAGCAGTGTAATACTTCTTCAGAAGCAAAACAGGCTACAGAGTTGGGGTATAAGGAATTAGAAAAACTCCGTTCTTTTTTAGATGAGATGGAAAAAAAATCTCAAATAACAACAGTTATTCAAATTGGGATTGGTGGCTCAGATCTAGGACCTGAAGCCATTTATTTAGCTTTAGAAGCTTTTCACAAGCTAGATCATAAAGTACATTTCTTATCTAATATTGATCCAGATGAAGGTGCTCGTATTTTTCAACAAGTTGATTTAGAAAAAACTCTTGTTGTCGTTGTTTCCAAATCAGGAACTACTTTAGAAACTATGACAAATGAACGATTTGCAAGAGAGAAGTTTAAGCAAGCAGGGCTCACTACAAAGCATCATTTTGTAGCTGTAACGGGTAAAGGGAGTCCAATGGATAACAAAGAACAGTATATGGACTGTTTTTATATCTGGGATTATATTGGTGGCCGTTATTCTGTTACTTCTATGGTAGGTGCTTTTGTTTTAGCATTCGCTCTAGGAATGGATCGTTTTTTAGACTTCTTAAAAGGAGCGAATGCTATGGATAAAGTAGCACTTCGTTCTGACCCTTATGCAAATTTGCCTCTAATGTCCGCCTTATTGGGAATATGGAACCGTAATTTCTTAAGATTTCCTACTGTTGCAGTAATTCCCTATTCACAAGCCTTATCACGTTTTCCAGCTCATCTGCAGCAGCTAGATATGGAATCCAATGGAAAAAGTATTGATAAAGAAGGGCATTTTATTGAACATGATACAGGCCCTATTATTTGGGGAGAACCTGGTACAAATAGCCAGCATTCTTTCTTCCAATCTATTCATCAAGGCACAACGATTGTTCCTATTGAATTTATTGGATTTAAAGAGAGCCAATATAAAGAAGATGTTTTCTATCAACAAACCACCTCTCAAGAAAAGCTATTAGCAAATTTATTTGCTCAATCAATAGCGCTTGCAGTTGGACAAAAAAGCGATAACCCCAACACCTTTTTTTCTGGAAATCGCCCTAATCGTATTTTATTAGCTGATAAATTAGACCCTTTTACCATGGGAGCTATTTTAGCTTTTTATGAACATAAGGTTGTTTTTCAGGGTTTCATTTGGAATATCAACTCTTTTGATCAAGAAGGTGTACAACTGGGCAAGAATCTAGCCTCAAAAATGCTCGAGCAATTTTCCCTTCAAAGACAGGGTAGATCTATGGATGCCAAAGGATTTCCTTTAGGAGTTGCTTATCTAGAGCATTTATCTTTTGGATCTTAA